GCGTACGCCGCCGACAGCGTGGCCGACCTGTTCTCACCGCTCGCCATCCTCCTGCTGGCGTACTTCACGATCCCCGCGAACGTCTTCCTCTACGGCGTCAACGACGCCTTCGACGCCGACGTCGACGAGGCCAACCCGAAGAAAGACGAGCGGGAAGTGCGCTATCGGGGCGACCGCTGGATCGCCGCCGTCGTCGTCGCGAGCGGTGTCCTCGGCGGACTGTTCGCGCTCGGCTTACCCCGGGCGGCGACGCTCGTGCTCGCGCTGTGGTTCTTCCTGGCCGTCGAGTACAGCGCGCCACCGCTGCGGTTCAAGACCACGCCGCTGCTCGACTCCGTCTCGAACGGCCTGTACATCCTCCCGGGCGTGATCGCCTTCACCGCGGTGGCCGGTGAGCTGCCGCCCCTCGCCGCCATCGTCGCCGGCTGGCTCTGGACGATGGGGATGCACACCTTCTCTGCCATCCCGGACATCGAACCCGACCGCGAGGCCGGCATCCGGACCACGGCGACCGTGCTGGGCGAGCGACGCACCTACTACTACTGTGCGGGCTGCTGGCTGGCGGCCGCGGTCGCCTTCGCGACCGTCCACGTCCTGTTCGGTGCCCTCCTGCTCCTGTATCCCGTGCTCGTGTTCGGCATCGCCTTCTCCCGGATCGACGTGGACGACGCTTACTGGTGGTACCCCGCGATCAACACCCTGATCGGCATGACGATGACCATCGGCGGCCTCTGGATCCTGGTGTATGGCGGTTGAGACGCCCACCCGAGCGGCCGTCGAGGCCCGACTGGACGACCTCGTCCGCGAGAACCGCTTCACCATCGCCGTCGTCTTCCCCGCCGTCGGCGCGGTCATGCTGCTCGCCAGCGCCGAAGCCCTGCTCCCCGGCCCGCTCGAGTTCAACCCGTATCTCGTCCTCTTCGGGACCTTCGTCATGCGCCTCCCGCTGATCGCCGGCGTCGCACCGCTGCTGGACCGCCGAGCGACCGCCGCCCTGCTCGCGCTGACGGCCTACTCCTACGGCATCGAGTACGTGGGCGTCACCACGGGGTGGCCCTACGGATTCTTCGAGTACGGCGTCGAACTCGGCCCGATGCTTTTGGACACCGTCCCGATCGGTCTGCCGATCTTCTTCTTCCCGCTGGTCCTCAACAGCTACCTGCTCTCGCTCCTCCTGCTGGGCGACCGGGCGAGTCGCTGGGCGATCCGCCTGCCTGCGGTGATCGCGACCGTCCTGCTGGTCGATCTGGTGCTGGACCCCGGTGCGGTGGCGCTGGGATTCTGGGCCTACGACGGCGGCGGGGCCTACTACGGCGTCCCGTGGTCGAACTACCTCGGCTGGGTCCTCTCGGCGACGGTCGCCGTCGGCCTCTTCGATCTGGCTTTCGACTGGACGGAACTGGTCGCCCGCGTCCGGTCGTGTGCGTTCATGCTCGACGACCTGGTGAGTTTCGTGATCCTCTGGGGGCTGATAAACGCCTACTTCGGGAACTGGGTGCCCGTGGCGCTGGCGGGCCTGTTTTTCGGCAGCCTCGTGAAGATCGACCGCTTCGACTTCGGGGTTCTCCGGACTGCGCCCGGCTTTCACCGGGGGTAGCGGTCAGGTTCGTCGGGACCGAAAGAAATTCAACACTCAGTGTCGGTCTCCCAATATGGCACAGACTGCGTCGATGGACTACCAGACGTACGCGAAGGGTGGCTTCTTCCTCGGAGTCGCCCTCCTCGTGATCGGGATCGCCGGCTCCGTCGTCGGCCACGCCTTCTTCGAACCGTTGCCCGCCTGGGAGAACACGCTCTTTCTCGCCGCGGAGTTCTCCGGCCTGATCATCGGCTTCTTTTCGCCGATCCTGTTCGGCATCGTCCTCCCGCTGATCGAGTAGGCTACTGCGTGGGGGTCCACTCCGGCGGTTCCGGCCCGGGTGCTGGACTCGGGGCGTCCCCGATCGTCGAGACGCGCTCGAAGACGGCCTCGGGGTCCTTGTTCCAGTGCCAGTGCCAGCGCGTCTTCGCGATCAGCCAGAGCTTCCGCGTCGTCGAGAGATCCGGCGTCTCCGAGAGCACGTCGTAGTCCCGCTCCCGGATCAGGCGGTGGTGGTCGGCGTACAGCACCGCCGCCAGCAGGACGGCGAACTGGCAGTCCTCGGGGAGGTACTTGATCCCGGCGACCCCTTCGCGGTACAGCTTCTCGGCGCGAGCCATCTCGTGGATCATCGCCGACCGGAACCCGTCGCTCATCTCCAGGTTCTCGATCTCGGACTCGGTGACGCCGTACTGGTCGAGGGTCTCCCGTGGCAGGTAGATCCGATCGCGATCCACGACGTCCTCGCGCACGTCGCGCAGGAAGTTCGAGAGCTGGAACGCCTCCCCGAGCGCACGGGCGTGTGGCCGCGCCACGTCCGGGTCCTCGACGTCCATGATCCCGGTCATCATGTAGCCGACGGCCGACGCGGAGCCGCGCATGTACGCCTCGAGTTCGTCGTAGGTCTCGTAGCGGTGTTTCTCGATGTCGGTCGCCATCGCGTCGACGAACAGGTCTACGTCGTCTTCGGTGACGTCCGTCTCGCGGCGCACGTCGTCGAACGCCTGCAGGACCGGGTCGTCGGTCTCGCGACGACCCAGCGCGGCCTCGCGGAACCGTTCCAGTCGGTCGCGTTGCTCGGCGGGCGAGAGGTCGTTGTCCTCGTCGTCGACGACCTCGTCCGCGATCCGGAAGAACGCGTACAGGACGTACGTCTTGTGGCGGATCCGCTCGGGAAACAGCCGCGTCGCGTAGTAGAACGTCTTGCCCGTCCGCCGGTGAATCTGCCGGCTCGCTTCGAGTGAGTCGTTCGTTACCATGCTCTGTCCGGTATCGGTCGACGGCCGGCGCGCTCACTGGGGGGACTGGGGTGGGGATCAGACACGTTGTCGTATATTGGGAAGCCACAGGCTTAACGACGGTACCTTACTGGTTGGTATCAGACCCGTTCGATCCCGCACAGGTTCGGAAAGCGTTTTTGCACGCCTTTCTCGAAGGGTACGTATGGCCCGACCACAGCTCGAAACCGCAGCAGCGGACCTCCGGACAGCAAGCGACGCCACGAACGGCGATGCGAGCGACCGACTGACGGAACTGGCCGACCAGCTCGACGACCTCGCGACCCGGGAGTCCGGCCCCGATCACGGCCGACTGGCCCGCATCCAGTCCGCGCTCGCCGATCTCGGCGACGAGGTGGGTGAGGCGGCCGGTGACGCCATCGACGACGCCAACGACGCGATCAACGCCTACCGCGAGACCATCGAGGGCGGCGTCTGAGTCCCGGAACTTCTTTCCTGACCGGAGACGGAGTGCCGATAGAGGGGACATGCGACAGGAACGGACGGGGATCGCGAAGGCACACCGCCAGCTACTGCTCGCGTCGGAACTGACAGTCGACCGCCGGCTGGCCGAACGGCTGGCCGATCTGGCCCATCAGGTCGGCGAACTGCCCGCCGACGGCCAGCACCGCGGGACCGTCCGCACCATCGAGGCGCAGCTTCGGGATCTGGGTCGGGACGACCATCCCGACGTGCGCGCGGCTGTCGACCGCGCCCGGACACTGCTCGTCGCCTACCGCGATCGGCCCGACTGACTGTCCGTCCGCAGCGATCTGCCGTCCCGAGGAGTTTTTGTACTCACGACGAACTACTCGCGCCCATGTCAGGGGACGAAGGGATCGCGGGCCGTGACCGTGCGGAGATCGCCGAGCGAGTGCGGGCCGTCATCGCCGCGGAACTGAGTGAGGACGAAGCCGAGGAGATCGCACGGAGCGTCGCTCGCGCGATCGGCGAGTACGTCGAAGACGAGGACGACGCTGAACGCCTCGTCAGGCAGGTCGGCGACGAGATCGTCGACAGACTCGACGGCGAGGCGGCCGACGATCTGATCGAAGCCGTCGCGGACATCGTGATGGACAATCTGCCCGGGCTCAGACACTCGGTCGTGATCCGCCGGTCCGTCCGCCGGATCGTCACACGACTCACCAGCGGCCGCTCGGAGGCCATCGTCCAGCAGGTCGGCGACGAGATCGTCGCGACGCTGATCGAGAACGGCCACGCCGAAGAGCTGGTCGACGCGTCACTGGAGATCGCCATCGAGGCCGCCATCGAGGGCGGCTACGCCGAGGAACTGATCCGGGAGATCTTCGACGACGGCGTCACCCAGATCATCGAAGCGGACGGCTGATCCGGTGGTCCGGACGCCGAACCCCCGCCCCACATGTGAGCGAGAATCTTTACTTTTCGATGGCCCGGTGGCCGAACACATGGGTGAGGCGTACCAGATCGAGTTCGACGACACGGAACGGGCAGCAGTCGCAGAGACGATCAGGACGGGGATCGGCGACCAGCTGGACGACGACGAGATGGTCGAGGCCGTCGGCGCGCTGATCGCGGCCCGGGTCCACGGGGCCGACGACGACGCGGCCGTCGTCTCGGCGGTCGGCGACCGCATCGTCCACCACCTCGTCGAGGGCGGTCACTCCGACGCCATCGTGCAGGAGGTCGCAGATATCGTCATGGAGGAGCTTCCCTTCGGCGGAATGTTGATCAAACGCGCCGTCAAGCGCATCGTGAAGGGGCTGATGGGGCGCTCGGATCGCGTCGTCGAGGGCGTCGGCGACGTAATCGTCGAGAAACTGATCGAGGGCGGCCACGCCGACGACCTCGTCGAGGAGACGGTCGTCTACGTCGTCCAGCGCGCCATCGCGGAGGGGTACGCCGACGACCTCGTCGACGGGACCCTCGACGCCGGCCTCGACAACCTCGACGAACACGAGGGGATCGCCCCCATCGCCGCGTCCGTCGAGCGGGAGTTCCCGTCGAACGAACCCGCGTCCGCGGACTGAGTACCGGCCACAGGAGCTGACGTGGCCCCGTTCAGCCGTCCCGCTCGCCCGGGCCTTCATGGCGATGGGGCACGATCACTGACTCGATGCGAACCGCAGCGTTCACCGATCTCACCGGGCCGGACGGCGTCTCGATCGTCGAGCAACCGACACCCGAACCCGACCGCGGGGAGGCGACGGTCGCCGTCGAGGCGGCGGCGATCAACCGCCACGACCTCTGGATCCTCGAAGGCGACTCCGCGATGGTCGACGCGGCCGATCTCCCCTTCGTCAGCGGCCTCGACGTGGCTGGGACCGTCGAGGACGTAGGCGAGGGCGTCACGGGCGTCGAGCCCGGCGACCGCGTGGTCCTCTGTCCCAACGAGACCTGCGGAACCTGTCGCTACTGCCGGGAGGGACCGGAGAACCGCTGTGAGAACTTCGCCCTCTTCCACGGCGGGCTCGCCGAGACGGCCCGCGTCCGGGCCGACCGCCTCGTCGCCCTCCCCGACGACGTGGGGATGGTCGAGGCCGCTGCGCTCCCGACGGCCTACATGACCGCCTTCCACATGCTCCGCCGGATCGAGGCCGGCCCGGGTGATCTCCTCTTCGTCCCGGGCGTGACTGGCGGCGTCGGCGTCGCGGGCGTCCAATTCGCGGACGCGCTCGGCGCGCACAGCGTCGGCACGTCGTCCTCGCAGGCGAAACTCGATCGCGTCGAATCGCTCGGCCTCGACCACGCGGTCGAAGGCACCGACCCGGACGCGATCCGGGAGGCGGTCGGCGATATCGGCCCCGTCGACGGCGTGCTCAACCACCTCGGTGGCGAGTACACGCAACTGGGTCTCGACGTCCTGAAACGCGGCGGCCGGATGGCGATCTGTGGCCGGACCGCCGCCGGCACCTCCGAGATCGACATCCCGGATCTCTTCCTCGGTCACAAGCGGGTCATCGGGAGCACGATGGGGACGCAGGGCGACCTGGAGCGGATCGTCGGTCTCGTCGCCGACGGCGCGTTCACGCCGGAGGTAGACGAGACGTATCCCCTCGCCGAGACTGGCGCGGCGTTCGCGGCGATGCGGAACCGCGACAGCGTCGGGAAACTCGTCGTCACGCCGTGATTCGTTAGGGTTCGGTCTGGACGAGCCCACGACCGCTGTATCACGTCGACCTGAAAGCGACACTCCCGACAGTCAGGCTCCATCGAAGTCGTATTACATGATTTTAGTAGATGGGACGAGACCGAGAGATATGGACACACGACAATCGAACAGCCGTAGCTGCCAGCCCCACCGATGGTAAACGTCGCGCTGTCGCTGGCACAGGTGGCCGTTGCGCTGGCGCTCGTGGTGCTCAACGGCTTCTTCGTCGCTGCAGAGTTCGCCTTCGTACGGATACGGGGGACGTCGGTCGATCAACTCGCCGAGGAGGGACGCCCGGGCGCGGGGACGCTTCAGGAGGTGATGACGAACCTCGACGACTATCTCGCGACGACGCAGCTCGGCATCACCATCGCCTCGCTCGGGTTGGGGTGGGTCGGCGAACCGGCCGTGGCGTCGCTCATAGAGCCCGTGCTGGCGCCGGTGCTCCCGGCGAGTCTCATCCATCTGGTCGCCTTCGCGATCGGCTTCAGTATCATCACCTTCCTCCACGTCGTCTTCGGTGAACTCGCGCCGAAGACGCTCGCGATCGCCAAGACCGAGCGACTCTCCCTGTACCTCGCCCCGCCGATGAAGGTCTTCTACTACATCCTCTACCCGGGAATCGTCGTCTTCAACGGGGCCGCCAACGCGTTCACCCGAGCACTCGGCGTGCCACCCGCGTCCGAGACGGACGAGACGCTCGGCGAGCGGGAACTCCTCCGGGTCCTGACTCGATCCGGCGAGGAAGGGGACATCGACGCTGCGGAAGTGACGATGATCGAGCGGGTCTTCGATCTCGACGACATCGTGGTGCGGGAGGTCATGGTTCCACGACCGGACGTGGTGAGCGTTCCGGCGGATGCCCCGCTTTCGGACCTCCAGTCGACCGTCCTCGAAGCCGGCCATACCCGTTATCCCGTTCTCGATGCCGACGACGGCGATCAGGTTGTCGGGTTCGTCGACGTCAAGGACGTGCTACGAGCCGAAGTGGAGAGCGGGGAGGCCGAAGTGGTCGGCGACATCGCTCGTGATATCGTCGTCACCCCCGAGACGATGGCACTGAGCGATCTCCTGCGACAGTTCCGGGAGGATCGACAACAGATGGTCGCCGTCATCGACGAATGGGGGGCCTTCGAGGGGATCGCGACGGTCGAAGACGTCGTCGAGGCACTCGTCGGGGACCTCCGGGACGAGTTCGATATGGACGAGCGTGAACACTCGATTCGCCAGCACGACGACGACGGGTACGACGTCGACGGCGGCGTCCCGTTGTCGAAGATCAACGACGTGA
This Halorientalis sp. IM1011 DNA region includes the following protein-coding sequences:
- a CDS encoding prenyltransferase gives rise to the protein MSDSAVRARLESVAGYLPSEESRLGYLFWLSRPRFWLYLGGPVIVGAAYAADSVADLFSPLAILLLAYFTIPANVFLYGVNDAFDADVDEANPKKDEREVRYRGDRWIAAVVVASGVLGGLFALGLPRAATLVLALWFFLAVEYSAPPLRFKTTPLLDSVSNGLYILPGVIAFTAVAGELPPLAAIVAGWLWTMGMHTFSAIPDIEPDREAGIRTTATVLGERRTYYYCAGCWLAAAVAFATVHVLFGALLLLYPVLVFGIAFSRIDVDDAYWWYPAINTLIGMTMTIGGLWILVYGG
- the cruF gene encoding bisanhydrobacterioruberin hydratase; amino-acid sequence: MAVETPTRAAVEARLDDLVRENRFTIAVVFPAVGAVMLLASAEALLPGPLEFNPYLVLFGTFVMRLPLIAGVAPLLDRRATAALLALTAYSYGIEYVGVTTGWPYGFFEYGVELGPMLLDTVPIGLPIFFFPLVLNSYLLSLLLLGDRASRWAIRLPAVIATVLLVDLVLDPGAVALGFWAYDGGGAYYGVPWSNYLGWVLSATVAVGLFDLAFDWTELVARVRSCAFMLDDLVSFVILWGLINAYFGNWVPVALAGLFFGSLVKIDRFDFGVLRTAPGFHRG
- a CDS encoding phytoene/squalene synthase family protein, whose product is MVTNDSLEASRQIHRRTGKTFYYATRLFPERIRHKTYVLYAFFRIADEVVDDEDNDLSPAEQRDRLERFREAALGRRETDDPVLQAFDDVRRETDVTEDDVDLFVDAMATDIEKHRYETYDELEAYMRGSASAVGYMMTGIMDVEDPDVARPHARALGEAFQLSNFLRDVREDVVDRDRIYLPRETLDQYGVTESEIENLEMSDGFRSAMIHEMARAEKLYREGVAGIKYLPEDCQFAVLLAAVLYADHHRLIRERDYDVLSETPDLSTTRKLWLIAKTRWHWHWNKDPEAVFERVSTIGDAPSPAPGPEPPEWTPTQ
- a CDS encoding alcohol dehydrogenase catalytic domain-containing protein; the encoded protein is MRTAAFTDLTGPDGVSIVEQPTPEPDRGEATVAVEAAAINRHDLWILEGDSAMVDAADLPFVSGLDVAGTVEDVGEGVTGVEPGDRVVLCPNETCGTCRYCREGPENRCENFALFHGGLAETARVRADRLVALPDDVGMVEAAALPTAYMTAFHMLRRIEAGPGDLLFVPGVTGGVGVAGVQFADALGAHSVGTSSSQAKLDRVESLGLDHAVEGTDPDAIREAVGDIGPVDGVLNHLGGEYTQLGLDVLKRGGRMAICGRTAAGTSEIDIPDLFLGHKRVIGSTMGTQGDLERIVGLVADGAFTPEVDETYPLAETGAAFAAMRNRDSVGKLVVTP
- a CDS encoding hemolysin family protein — encoded protein: MVNVALSLAQVAVALALVVLNGFFVAAEFAFVRIRGTSVDQLAEEGRPGAGTLQEVMTNLDDYLATTQLGITIASLGLGWVGEPAVASLIEPVLAPVLPASLIHLVAFAIGFSIITFLHVVFGELAPKTLAIAKTERLSLYLAPPMKVFYYILYPGIVVFNGAANAFTRALGVPPASETDETLGERELLRVLTRSGEEGDIDAAEVTMIERVFDLDDIVVREVMVPRPDVVSVPADAPLSDLQSTVLEAGHTRYPVLDADDGDQVVGFVDVKDVLRAEVESGEAEVVGDIARDIVVTPETMALSDLLRQFREDRQQMVAVIDEWGAFEGIATVEDVVEALVGDLRDEFDMDEREHSIRQHDDDGYDVDGGVPLSKINDVIEGDLTSDEVETIGGLVLEHLDRAPERGDQVEVAGHVVEVTSVDGTRISTVWVHERETDEPAED